A DNA window from Etheostoma spectabile isolate EspeVRDwgs_2016 chromosome 22, UIUC_Espe_1.0, whole genome shotgun sequence contains the following coding sequences:
- the LOC116672222 gene encoding zinc finger protein 239 has translation MPSVEYVRQFVNERLTAAAEEIFRVFEKTIVEYEEELDRQRRLLEQHACEEEEEEEEEEVLADQQQMCNGTQERNSSLDPEEPHPPQIKEEQEELCVSQEGEQLGLKQETGAFMWTPTYEESGHSEDQTLNLSINGTQCVMEEKCLNYIPVNRSVVSEPNTDLLLLSHETASQDQKRAEQYHKSRSHSNGVYNPNLSEIHKVSDTGRRFFKCDKCGRVYQYKSLLQRHLRTHTDEKPYSCKTCGKAFKCNSTLKVHMRIHTGEKPHACKICWEDFESIYDLNVHMRIHTGGKPYSCKTCGKDFRRNYTLKIHMRTHTGEKPYHCKTCGRRFSHLSALIRHMRVHTGEKAYSCELWGQFQT, from the exons ATGCCTTCAGTGGAGTACGTGAGGCAGTTTGTCAACGAGCGACTAACTGCTGCTGCGGAAGAAATATTCAGAGTTTTTGAGAAAACCATCGTCGAGTACGAGGAGGAGCTCGATCGCCAGCGCAGACTGTTGG AGCAACATGCctgtgaggaggaagaggaggaggaagaggaagaggttCTTGCTGACCAGCAGCAGATGTGTAACGGTACTCAGGAGAGGAACTCCAGTCTGGACCCAGAGGAGCCACATCCTCCACagattaaagaggaacaggaggaactcTGTgtcagtcaggagggagagcagcttggACTGAAGCAGGAGACCGGTGCCTTCATGTGGACTCCTACTTATGAGGAAAGTGGCCACAGTGAAGACCAGACTCTGAACTTGAGTATCAATGGAACTCAGTGTGTGATGGAGGAGAAGTGTCTAAACTACATTCCAGTAAACAGGTCTGTAGTATCAGAACCTAACACTGACCTCTTGCTCCTCTCTCATGAAACTGCGAGCCAAGATCAAAAAAGAGCCGAGCAGTATCATAAGAGCAGAAGTCACAGTAATGGTGTTTACAACCCTAACTTGTCAGAGATTCACAAAGTTTCTGACACAGGGAGAAGGTTTttcaaatgtgacaaatgtggaAGGGTTTATCAGTACAAGTCGTTATTACAGAGACACCTGAGAACCCACACAGATGAGAAGCCATATTCTTGCAAAACATGTGGGAAAGCTTTCAAATGTAATAGTACCTTGAAAGtccacatgagaatccacacaggtgagaagcCGCATGCTTGTAAAATTTGTTGGGAAGATTTTGAAAGTATTTATGATTTGAATGtccacatgagaatccacacaggcgGGAAGCCGTATAGTTGTAAAACCTGTGGGAAAGATTTCAGACGTAACTATACTTTGAAAATCCACATGAGAACCCACACAGGCGAGAAGCCGTACCATTGCAAAACCTGCGGAAGAAGATTCTCTCATTTGTCAGCATTGATAAGGCATATGCGAGTCCACACAGGTGAGAAGGCGTATTCTTGTGAACTGTGGGGACAGTTTCAGACGTAG
- the timm21 gene encoding mitochondrial import inner membrane translocase subunit Tim21 has product MAYMQIVKGLQRNLQQTATLYSAQKCKLAQVSLLIHTHRTASTASRLTFHRRIENPSFMPVLSCFIRRGISLNSTARNQSNPKERDKSVSRYQSGSPKPSAAQKVKEAGRDFTYLIVVLIGLGVTGGLLYVVFQELFSSSSPNKIYGKAFNKVRLNPEVIGAFGEPIKCYGETTRRGRRQHLSHLEFLKDGLKHMRLKFYIEGSEPGLKGTVHSESKENPETGKYEFRYIFVEVDTYPRRTIIVEDNR; this is encoded by the exons ATGGCTTACATGCAGATAGTGAAAGGTCTGCAGCGGAATCTACAACAGACAGCGACACTGTACAGCGCCCAGAAATGCAAACTCGCACAAGTCAGTTtgctcatccacacacacaggacagcgTCAACAGCGTCGAGACTGACTTTCCACAGAAGAATCGAAAATCCTTCTTTTATGCCAGTACTGAGCTGCTTCATACGGCGGGGTATTTCGCTCAACTCTACAGCCAGAAATCAAAGCAACCCCAAAGAGAGAGATAAGTCGGTTTCCAGGTACCAGAGTGGCAGCCCCAAACCTTCAGCTGCACAAAAGG TAAAAGAAGCTGGCAGAGACTTCACCTACTTGATAGTTGTGCTCATTGGGCTTGGAGTGACAG GTGGACTGTTATATGTGGTGTTTCAGGAGCTGTTTTCTTCCTCCAGTCCAAATAAAATCTATGGGAAAGCGTTCAACAAAGTCAGGTTAAACCCAGAG GTGATTGGTGCATTTGGGGAGCCAATCAAGTGTTACGGGGAGACTACCCGTCGAGGAAGGAGGCAGCATCTAAG TCATCTGGAGTTCCTGAAGGACGGACTGAAGCATATGAGACTAAAGTTCTACATAGAAGGCTCTGAGCCAGGCCTCAAAGGAACTGTACACTCAGAGTCAAAAGAG AATCCTGAAACTGGAAAATATGAATTCCGTTACATATTTGTGGAAGTAGACACCTACCCAAGACGAACCATTATTGTGGAAGATAACCGTTGA